The Parus major isolate Abel chromosome 27, Parus_major1.1, whole genome shotgun sequence DNA segment CATAGAAACTGCTGttgttttacattaaaaaataaaaacaatcatCTCATGGggccttttttttaattgaaaggtGCCCTGTCCAGTGCAGAATGAGTCACTCAGGTTGGACTAGGGACATTTGGGGATAGGGAGTCTTGGCCTTCAGGCCTGGTGAGCTgttttggcagtgctgagtAAGGTTGTGCATCAGCTCTGTGACTTCAGAATGTTCTGGAGTGGATAATAAAACTGTGCACTGAGCTGTGTGTTTTGTGAAGccatttcagcagcaggaggagagccAAGAGTGCTTAATTCAGTTGGAGGAGGGGGCTGAAGACTTAAGGTTTAATTATAGCCAACAGGACAAATTGTGAATCCAGGATGGCTGATGCAGAGGTTTGTCTCCCAGAAGAGAACAGCCATTTATGTCAGAGGGATTTGCCCGGAGATTAACAGTGATAATATGTCATAGTAATTATTTACtacatgatttattttttgtgtgttacaTGTCTTATCTCTTAAGAGCTTTACTGCTAACCCCACCTTCAGCCCACAGCAGCAATCAATTAATAATAGCACACCATCAAAACACGGATTGAATTTGGGCTTTGGCATGCATGAGAGATGTACAGGATGGGAAAGTTGATCTCAGAGTTACATCAGGCTTCTGAATAGATTGAAGCAGACATGAGCTATTTGCACTTTATTCCTATGTGGAAGGCTATTTCTGCAGCCTAAAGGTTTGAGTCATTTAAATGCATGGAAGACTGCTGGCTGTTTGACATTGTTGATTTTAGCTCTATGCTGTTCTTATGGCTGTTTTGATCTGTAGGTGTTGGGGGATGTTACATTAACCCAGGAAGTGATTAAATCATTTGTGACGGTATTAATTTTGCTAATAGAAGTGGTTTTGTTTCAGGTACCTCTAGTATTGACACAACCTGCACAATTTGGGGTCTGGAGACAGGACAGGTTCTGGGAAGAGTAAATTTGGTGTCTGGCCACGTGAAGACCCAGCTTATTGCACATGACAAAGAGGTGATGggggttttggttgtttgcattgcatctttttaaaacagtagaaaaggaacagagcttctccattttcctcctttttttcttgaacaatttaattattcaaaaagataatttatgtattttgtatACAGTTTTTTGAAGATTATATACAGTTTTGAATACTTAAATATTGTTGGCtattgaaacaattttttttactcatCATAGACTCTTGACTTAAGAACATACTTGCTTTAACAGATAGTGCTCCAGAATATTGTAGAAAAATTAGGTAAAACATCAAATTGGACTTGAAATCAACTTCATATCAAAGGCATTAAACAGCTTgcaaaattctttcattttaacattttacttttcaacAACTAATGTAAAAAACCCCGAGTCTGGGAAATCGTTTTAGTTTCAGTGAGTGCCACTGTAATTACATGAGCATGTCTTTCCTCCTTTTGGGAAGTGTAATAATGGAGGTGCAGGGAGCACGGAGGCTCGAGAGGCCGTGTGACAGgcagtccctgtccctgtgctgtccctgggcaggtGTACGACATCGCCTTCAGCCGCGCGGGCGGCGGCAGGGACATGTTTGCGTCGGTGGGAGCGGACGGCTCGGTGAGGATGTTCGACCTGCGCCACCTGGAGCACAGCACCATCATCTACGAGGACCCCCAGCACCACCCGCTGCTGCGGCTCTGCTGGAACAAGCAGGACCCCAACTACCTGGCCACGATGGCCATGGATGGCATGGAGGtagggcagcagctcctctgccccagGTGCTGATGGGCATTTCCCGGGGGAGGTGGCTTGATACTAATTTATAGCCAGGTATTTAAGGTAAGGGGGCAGTGGCAGGACCTGAAGTATGATTAAGGGCTAGTTCTCAGTGCACTAAGGAGCTAAAGACATGACTTTGGCATTATAAACTTGAGCTTTATGGCTTGTATatatttcagctgatttttaagAGGAGCCTGTGAACAGCTGGGCTCACATAATTTTCGCATAAAATCTTAATTGCAGGTGTTTTAGTCACCTTGTTCTTTCCCAGGCCACTTTTAGTCTGTTACCAAGGCTGCTTCAAGGAAGCACAATTTGTTTGCCACTGTGGCTTAACTCAGGAGCCCCCTGTGAGGTCTGACTTCTTTTGAGACACATGACACACTGACCAGCTGGAAGCTGTTCTTCAGGAACAGGGCTTGCTTGCCAACCACATCCTTAAGGAAAGAGCCCTGTTTATAGCCTtacctcaaaatattttgtattttgaataaattaatttttttaaattcagtttattaatgtagctggtttttatttctgtaggtTGTAATTCTGGATGTCAGAGTGCCCTGCACCCCTGTTGCCAGGTTAAACAACCACAGAGCATGTGTAAATGGAATTGCCTGGGCGCCTCACTCTTCCTGCCACATCTGTACAGCAGGTAAGTGTGACCCACAGGGGAATCTCACCATCTTCCACTGCATTTGCAAAATCCTCCTCATCCTAAAGTTTATgcagttctctgactgcctTTTGCTAAAGAGTATTTGCAATTTATAAGCCCTTTCTTAGTGACTTTCCtgaaatgttacagaaatacaCACCTGCTAGAGTTTATTGTGTGGAAGTGGTGAGCCCAGTACCCAAACTGTGCATCGGCTCTGGCTAAGCTCCTGTAATTTTAATGCTACTTAGCTTTTTTGAAATCCAGTTCTTAAatcatttttttactgttagGGGTTCCACTGGTCATTTGTTTATCAGCTGTGTCTTGGATAATGTATAATGATCCAAGTTTCTTTTGTGGGAGCTCAGTTGTGTTGTTGTATCTGGCTTGAATATGGATCAGGAGTGGAACAGCCATCTCTTACCTGGCTCCTTAGGCTATAGGCCTGCAGTAGGCACTTCTGGAGATGCTGTTACACTCTGTACTTGCCTTTCTTGTCTGTGTGCAGCGGATGATCACCAGGCTCTCATCTGGGACATCCAGCAAATGCCTCGTGCCATTGAGGACCCGATCCTGGCCTACACAGCCGAGGGAGAGATCAACAATGTACAGTGGGCATCCACCCAGCCAGACTGGATAGCCATCTGCTACAACAACTGCCTGGAGATCCTCAGAGTCTAACTTTGCTGCTTCATGCACAGTGAGGCAGGGCTGTGTCATTCCCCCTCCCCTCTAAAGTAAGAACACCACCAGTCAAGTGGCCAGTATCTGTTGTTGCTTTGCATCTACTGTTACAAGAAACTGTTACAAGAATGGATGGCAGGGGTCTCCTGTCTCTCAAGACTCTAAAATGCAGAGATGTGCTGAGCCTCTTGGACCTTCTGGGTtctggttttcttgtgaaattctttttctctcagtaaAAGTTCTGTATATTTGTTTGTTGACTGTATTAATACGCTTGCAGGCTTTTAAGTTGCTGCAGATGTCCATGTGTTTGTCAGTCAGCTGAGGCAGCACATCCACCAGTTTAATAGATGCAGGTGCAAAACaaggtggggggaaaaagacGATGTTAACAGCCACCTTGGCAGGAATCTTTATCATTCCTGTTGTTGCTGTCTCTAAACTGTTTAAACGTTTGtatgttttttatatattgGGCTAACTTTCTATTGAGTAAGGTTTTTCTCCCTAATTCTTACTTTTGATATGTGATCCACTTCCATATGTCCAAAGCCGGACCTGTTCATGGATACAAACCACAGTAACACTGCAGGCTCCCTGGCAGTAAAGGCCTGCCACAATTAACTGTTGCCTTGGCTCCCTGTGTATGGTGACCTGGGCAGAATTTTCTGGTGCTGTGAAGTACAAGTACTTGTTGCACAATTTCTTTACACTTTTCTGATGCTCGAGGCAGTTGTTACTATGGTaggtattatttttaaattctgagtTTGTATGTATCCTGCAGTCGTGTTAGCGAGCAGAGCGGTGACCAGTTGAGAAAGAAGATCCGTGCATGATGTGAGCTCCCAGGAGGTAAACAGCTCCtgaaaaaatgtatctgtaatGGGCTTGGGATTGACACTTCCAATCAAATGATTTCCCCTCGGAAGAGTTACCTTatctaaatcaaaataaaatggtgTCACACTTTGTAACTTGCTTGATTGGCAAATAATATAAGCAGGATTTGGTGGTTAGGCTGTGCTTCGGAGGTTGTGTTTGCCTTGTGTTTCTGGGAGGTCTGGAAGGGAGTGCAAAGTAATCTTTTTGTGAAGTGTATTTACTTTGTACTGCCAGGTCTTGTTGGTTGAACAAGTCAAGTCAGAAAAGCTGGTCTTCTACCCAAAAGAAAGctgtttgttttgaaagaaatgacTCCCTGATGCAGTGCACAAAGGAGGatttagaaggaaagaaactgcCATTGAGGCCAAGGTTTGGCGTTTGTCGTCCTACTGACTCTGGGGGATGTGCCAGAAGGTTTCTGTTTGGAATAGTGGATCACTCTAAAATAATACTGTTCAATGGAGGCTGAGTGGAATAGgcaagataaaaatatttgttgagGTCTTACTGTAAGGCAGGTCCTGTACTGAAGGCTCTGCAGTGCTCTCTGATGAAGACATGACAGCCAGAGCTGGTCTGGAAGGGTGTGCAGCCCAGTTTCCATATAAATGTCAGAAACCATCAAAATTCTTTCCACCTAATGAGTATTtacctgcagctggaggcagatTATAAATAGTAGGACGCTGGCAAACTTGCATCTTGTCAGTTTGTGCAAGAAAGGCAAGTTAGGAAAGCAATTGCTGTGGAACAGTGAAGCTGACACTGAGAACACTGTCAAATACAGAACAGAAGTTTTGTCATTCTGGACACAGAGAAGTACTCTTCTGCAGGCTGCTTCTCGCCATGGAGCTCAGAAAAGCATTGCCTCAGGAATTTGATAGGAATTCATTAGGGCCAGCTGTATTCCATCACTCCTTTTGACAGCAGAGAACCAAGAGACTAGCACTGTTTAGCTGATGTTTTGTCAATGACACTGTTCTGTTGTGGGATTTCTGACAAAGCTTGATTTGACTTGAAGGTAAATTTTTCTTATTAGCAGCAGTACTGAGAGTAGTGTGTTCCACAGACAGGCTTTAGCTAGATGTCAGCAGTGTTAGCCAAACAACTTGTTACCACTTTTTACAATAGCACTTCatctgaaactggaaaaaactAATATAGAATGAAGTGAAAACTGGGGTTTTCTTAGCAGGAGCAGCTAATGGCATTTACTGCTTTAGGAGTGATCTGAAATGCATTCACAGGCTTGTCATGCTCTGTTTAATTACAAATGGCAGGCAAAAACATGCTGTTACTAAGAGGGAACTACCTGCAATGTTAGTACTTTCCATGCCCCCTTTTTGCTTCAAAGCTAATTCCTGTTGCATGAGTCAAAGATGAATGCTACAGTGATGGGAAGAGAGCTTGTATGAAGGGACTCAGTCTGAAGAGCCAGGTAGattctgcttctgctggaaaacactcCTGTTAGAGACCTGAAGAAGATGCAGTGCCAGTTCTTTCATCCATGAAACTGTTTGAAGTCTATTTGTGGAATTATTTGTGTACTTATTCCAAGCGCATCAAAAGCAAGTGAAGGAATCTTGGAGGCTCCAGTGGATTCTAAATAAAGCCTATATCCTGTTTTTTAGCCAGTTGGGATACCTTATGGATCTACAACATATTGCTTTGGGCATAATCCATTGTCATTCTTCACATGAAATTACATTATAAATCACTAGAGAGTGTTTTGGCGCAGGGAAATGATacttaaaataacttcaaagATGTCACTTGAAAGGTTAATGAGTGAAAAGACATGAAAATCCTCATGGGTGAGATGTTCTGTAGTGTAAATGGCACTTCTGTGTAGACAAGGAAGGGAAATACTTTGGTGCCCTTTTGCCAGCAGCTGTTCACCCAGTGACAGGGAGGGAATGCTCTGCTTGGTGGGCCAGGTTCATCTGCAAGATAAAACAAACCCTGACATTGTCACTGAAGCCTGTGAATTGAAATATACAGCTTATGACATTTCCTCTGCTTGacattcagttttgtttggtgTAAAGCCCCCATAAGCATTCCTTTTCTCCAAagttcatgaaaataaatactttgatATTCAATTTCCATTATTTGGTGCTTACCGCACAAGCAGaggatgcagagcagctgcttgcaTGTTTTTTGAGTGGAAAGTAACATTAAGGGAAGAGCAAACACAGGTGAGataaacaaagcaggaaaacatttgTTGCTGGTACAGGCCAGCATGATTTCTGGGACAGAACTGCTTCTGAGCTAGGTAGTTCTGTATCACTTCTCCATTTGATTAATTCAGGAGACTAAACTATTGTTTGGTTGTTATGTTCTGTTTAAACCAAACTTTCCACAGATTCCTGCTATCAGCAGACAACGTGCTGACTAAGCCaggagatgatgatgatgatgatgatgtaaAACTTGTTAGTGAGGTGAAAACCTGCAGTTACCAAGTTGAATGTTGAATTAGTGTGTAGTGTGCCAACTCCGTGAATTGTCTAAATGAGGGGGGCTATGGTAGCTTGCATCTGTGGGAATTGTACTTGTGTGTGCAGGGGTGTAAAAGGCAAGGATTTGAGTGCTTTGACAAtctatttaggaaaaaaaacacagtggTTTCAAATAATATGGAAGGAAACTGCTAAAACAGGTTGTTTCTTATGGAACCTTGAAATGTATTTAACAGGGGAGGCATTGCCTCTCATAAGTCAAAGTTAATGAGCCTTTCAAAACTTAGCGGTAATTACTCGACTGAATGTTCTGGATAATAGTAAAAAGCTCTATTTTTGCCACATAGTGCAATGAGAAGCTGCCTCAGTCTAAAGTGCAGATCACAGCCTGCCAGAGAGCAGGTGAGGGGAGGAGTCTGAGGTACAGAATTCACAGATGTTCTCGTGCTTGTTGTCCGTGGAAATGAGGAGCTGAGTgtgtcagttttgttttcttgcagatGGCACTTTAACAAGTATATTTTTGGTAAGATCTTTGATAAGTCATCTTTTCCTCAGCCCTTGTAGGGTAGGCATTTGTCCGTGTTGTGTAGAAAATGCTAAATAATGACCATCACCAAAATCCTAAACTGGGGACATGGTGGACCCTCAGCGGTTTTTACTGAAAGCC contains these protein-coding regions:
- the DCAF7 gene encoding DDB1- and CUL4-associated factor 7, translating into MSLHGKRKEIYKYEAPWTVYAMNWSVRPDKRFRLALGSFVEEYNNKVQLVGLDEESSEFICRNTFDHPYPTTKLMWIPDTKGVYPDLLATSGDYLRVWRVGETETRLECLLNNNKNSDFCAPLTSFDWNEVDPYLLGTSSIDTTCTIWGLETGQVLGRVNLVSGHVKTQLIAHDKEVYDIAFSRAGGGRDMFASVGADGSVRMFDLRHLEHSTIIYEDPQHHPLLRLCWNKQDPNYLATMAMDGMEVVILDVRVPCTPVARLNNHRACVNGIAWAPHSSCHICTAADDHQALIWDIQQMPRAIEDPILAYTAEGEINNVQWASTQPDWIAICYNNCLEILRV